The stretch of DNA CGAAGGGAAAACTTCAAACATTGGGCTTTTTTTGAATGATTAAAATTAAAAAAGACTATGAACAGAATAACAAAACGGCTCTTCTTTGGAGGAACGCTCTTGCTGGTCGTCACTTTTATACTGAGCTATGAAGTTAGCGCTTCGTTTACCAATAGCATCAAGGAAGAAGTGCGAGCGGTCAGGGTAGAAATTCAAACGATCAAGGCTCAAAACAAAGCCATCAAAGCAGAACTCAAAGCGATTGACCAGAGAATATTTAATCGCAGAATTTCAAATCGTATAGCGCAGCGTTTCCCACCTCAATAATCATCTTTTAAAATCATAAAACAAAATGCTAGACAATGGATAAATCCATAAAAATAGTAGAAGGCACGATTAATATAGAAGCTTATATAGCCTGCCCACATTGTGATACTTATATCGATCTATTTGAAATAGACCGCTTAAACGATGATATGCAATTGAGTAAGGTTATCGCTAATGAAGATAACGAAGAGCAAGACAATTACAAAGAAATGATTACTTGCCCAGACTGTTATAAAAAGATTCAGATAGAAGGCTTGGCTTACTAAGCAAAATATCAAAACTAAATAGTTAAATCACCTTTTAAAACGATCATAAAACAAAAATGGAACAATACGAATTTTATATCCTTGTGGTCATCAATACGCCCAAAGAAGAAAACGCTTTGTGTTTTGCAACAGAAGCCGAAGTTAATGGGGTATTACCTGCGGATACGGATCTAAACAAAGCTTATGTCACCAAGGATTATTACGACAACGACAAAGAGCTAATCTACCTTAAAAGATCAGCAGTAGACGCTTTAGCGATTGGTGTGGAAGGAGGCAGAAAGATCGTGCCCAACAATAAGGAAAACCGCAAGGAATTGGGCTTGAAGTACAAAAAAGGCTTCCTAAAAAAGAGAAAAGTAAAAGAGCCTAAAGAAGCCGCAACTCAAAAGCCACGCTTTGCAGAATGGCTGGAGGTGTTAAAGATGGGGTTGAATTTATTGTTGACCATGAAGGA from Aureispira anguillae encodes:
- a CDS encoding nucleoside triphosphate pyrophosphohydrolase family protein, producing MEQYEFYILVVINTPKEENALCFATEAEVNGVLPADTDLNKAYVTKDYYDNDKELIYLKRSAVDALAIGVEGGRKIVPNNKENRKELGLKYKKGFLKKRKVKEPKEAATQKPRFAEWLEVLKMGLNLLLTMKEESKAKKPSSSAAPSRNLTVLAQKIHALNQVKGFWNKERNIGELLMGVTAELSGAMEAYQESTPANWDLYDAGIYSPKEAFEHYIQHTFEDKIAGAIIRLLDLAAGMNIDIERHVRVKLAYHYLKENKD